The nucleotide sequence TGCCGGATATATCAGCCGATCCGATCAGTCACCGACGACGAAATGTCGCATGCGTGGCCGATCTTATGCGCAAGAGAGACGAGCCCATCAAAGCCGACACCAGGCTCGTCCAGCTAGTCTGAATTCTAAACCTCACCGCAGAGCCGTCAAGATGGATTCAGATTCACGTTGACCCTGAAAACCGACTGCTGCTACAAGCCACACAATTACAGATCATCTTCGCGTCAAGCGTTGATTCGGCAAGCAAATCTGGTGGCCCATCCCCTGGAAACGGCTGAGAGAAGCGTTTCGAGAATGGCCAGCAGATTTGCCTCGACCGCCGCATCATCGACATCGGCGATCTGTGAAGGATTTGCACGTAGTACAGGAACTGCTCGCGGAAGCCGAGGGCTTCAGCACATGCCGGGCGATCACCCGAATCATTCATCGTCAATTGCGGACTTTCTCTATGAATAAAACCAATACCGTGACGGTGCACTTGATGGCCTGGGCCATGGCGATCACCCCTGCCAGTTTGGGCATTCTGTTTCACACGGGGGTGCGATCGATTCCGTTGTCGATCGAAGTTCCCTCCCAGCCCGCTTTAGCCTTCCATCAGTACGCCGTCGACTTGCGGAAGATTCATCCCACCGCAGAAGTCCCTGCGACATTCGTCTTTCAGAATCGGGGAACGGAGCCGGTACGAATCACCGCGATGGAACCGAGTTGCGGGTGCCTTACGCCGTTGCTGCAGGGTGATTCCGACAAGGTCATTCCCCCCGGGGAACAGGGACGGATCATTGTCAGGATGCAACCCGCGAATACCACTGTCGGTCCCCACGAATACACGGTTGATGTGAAATATACTGATCCCGAGCCAAGGGAAACGCGGTTGACGCTGAAACTGGAGATTCCTCCTGCGACACTGACAGTCTCGCCTCCGGCTCTGATCGTCTATCACCCCAAGGGGTCAGAGCCCACGACCTATGACTTCACTGTGACCGACGGACGTGGCTCGATGTTCGACATTGAGGAACTCATCGTGAACAGTGATCTCGTCGAAGCTGCGATTGGCGAGACTTCACGAACACCGACGGGCAAATTTCAGCACACAGTCCGCGTTTCGATTGCTGGCGAACTGCCACCAGCCCGGACCCAGATCCTCCTGAGAATTAGAACCACGGACCCGGACTTTCCGGAACTGCGCGTTCCGCTCATGCTTCAGGGGCCCCCCCAGTCGACAGCCGACGCCAGCGCATCGGGGCTTGACCACGATCATCAGTGAGACCTGACGGTCAGCTTCTGAATACAATCGGAGGTTCCCTGGCAACGCACGCTCGGAAACATTCCCTGCGATCGTTTGACCTCGGGCCTTTCGATTCGCAATTTGATCTCGGTCAGTAGTGCTTCGCGACATCTCGCGGGGGCAAGCGTGCAGGAGCCCCCGTTACTACCCTTGAAATCTAAGCAAAACTCTGTCGAGGATCTTCCGACAGTTCCGCTACGACGCAGCCCCGCGCGGTGAGGCACGATGAACCTTTCCGTCCCGCCCGACTCTGGGCACCCATCCTCAATCCTGAACGGCAGGGCGAATCGAAGTCCGTCGTCGTGACTGGGTCGATCGATTTATTCCTGGTCGCGGCCCGTGACGTTATTCATCTTGGAATCTCACTAACCTGCGATCGGTTTCGAACGGATGGCGTTTAGGGTATCTTCGTCGCCCATCCTGGTGCCTCTCTCTTTGTGCCATTTCGAACCTCTGTCATCGTAAATTGGAGAGTCCTTATGGACATGACCGCGCTCGTCGACCTGATGAGCAACCTGATCTATCCGATGCAGGGTATCGCGGCCGTTTATGGAATCTTTCTGGTTGTGCTGATCTTTCGTCGGATCAATCAGAAGAAATTCCGCTCCGAGGCAATAGCAGACGAATTCCTGAATCAGGTGAATGAGCATCTCAAAAATCGAGAGTTCGATGAAGTTGTGACCTTGTGCGACTCCCCGCCCTACTGGTCCAAGGCTGTTCCGCAACTCATTCTCATTGCGATGGCAAACCGGCAGTGGCACCCCGCCAAACTGCGGCAGGCAATGAGTGAAACATTCGAACGCGAAGTGCTGACAGAACTGGACTATCAGATGTCCTGGGTCAATACCGTGGTAAAAACCGCTCCCATGCTCGGATTGCAGGGAACCGTGCTGGGGATGATCGCGGCATTCGGAAAGATTGCCGGTAAACAGGCGACAGGTGTGAATCCGGCCAGCCTCGCGAACGACATCAGCTTTGCACTGATTACCACGGCCGTCGGTCTGATGATCGCGATTCCCCTCGTCATGTGTATGGCGTCCATGCAGGTTCGGATTGGCCGATTGACAGACAGCGTTCAACACCAGATTGGCAAATTCCTTGACCAGCTTGAACTCGTCTCATCCAGACGGAAGTAAATTCGTCGCACGGGATGCAGCTTCGGAAAAGACCTCTTTCGTGGCTGCAGGAGTCAATCCCCGTGTGGAAATCTGCCCGTCGATCGCTCTCTTCACGTGAATCTCCAGCAAGGTGTCCGACATGGCAAAGCGCAGCCTGTTTACGAATGGAGGATCGTTCGGCGGTGGGCGCAAAATTGCCGACGGGGAAATGGACATCACTCCCATGATCGACGTGACGTTCCTCCTGCTCATCTTTTTCATGGTCGCCTCCACCATGCAGGGGACTCCCGATATTGATGTACCACCCGCGGAACATACCGTGGGCGTCGATTCGTCGGGCACCGCGGTGCTCACGATTTTTGCTCCATCGAGTTCCGCCGATTCGCCCCGCATCGTCCTTGGCGATGGACAGGGACCGGAAGCAGATCTGAATGAAGTGCGCCGATACGTCGAAGAGAACATGCGGGACGGGAAAAAGAAGTTTGTCCTCAAAGCGGAAGGAGACGTTCTGCACGGACTCGTCGACGAGGTGGCTCAAACAATCAAAGGAGTCGAAGGGGCCGAACTCTACATGGGTGTGGGAGACAAACCAGATGAGTGACCCGGTCAGTTCGCCGAAACCTACCGGACACGAAATACGATTCGCTCATCGGTGCGAACGTGAAGTCGAATGCGAACCGCTACCTGAAACTGCTAACTTATTGAACGGCACCTTTTCCTAACGCTCTTCTACCGGTCGTTTCTATGCCGATTCGTTTCCGATGCACGCACTGTCAGGGATTGATGGCGATTTCCAGCCGGAAGGCCGGTGCGGTTGTGGAATGCCCGACATGCGGCGAGCAGACCCAGGTCCCCGAGCAGGACATCTTCACTCCAGCCGCGCCGAAACAAATTCCGCAGGCCGACAACGAGCCCGACGTAGTTCCCGCTACCGACAAACCCGAGCACGCGGCACGAAAGTCAGACGAACCGGTCTCAAACGATCGGGACGGAGAGGAACTTGAGAGCGAGGAAGAAGAATGGACAGGTCCGTCGGATCTCCCCTTGGACGCGAATCCGGAACTGGTTTCGGAGACGCCGATACCTGCGCAGTCTTCCGATCCTCCGTTCTCGTTCGACAAAAGCCATGACGCCCCCAAAGAGGACCAGGTTTACGACGAGTATGATGAAGACGAGGAAGACGAAGAGCAGCGATACGCGCCGCTGTCGATCCGTCGGCGTAGTCGAGGTGATGAGGAAATGGACCTGACACCGATGGTCGATGTCACGTTTCAATTGCTGATCTTCTTCATGGTTTCAGCGTCGTTCAGTCTGCAAAAAAGCATCGAAGTCCCGCTCCCTGACCCCGACCAGCAGGGCGCAAGCCAGCAGGTTCAGATCATGGAAGACCTGTTGGGGACATCGATCATCGTCAAAATCGATGACAGCAATACGATCTGGATCGATGACGAACCGCTGGCGGATGCGGCGCAACTGGCAGAAACCCTGCGCGACAAAATGCGCAAGGAACAAAAAACCGAACTCCTGGTGACGGCCGATTCCCAATCCCAGCATCGTCACGTGATCGCGGTCATTGACGCAGCAAATGAAGTCGGAATGCAGAAAATCAGAATGACATCGCGAAAGAAAGCAGACTGAGGGTATTCAGCCCCTGTTACGCTGAAACCCGAATGCCAACCCCTATTTCCTTGATGAATGTCAAAATGGCTTCACTAAAACTTCAACGGAACGATGGTTCGACAGAGTCATTCGAGTTGTCTCGTTCGCAGCCTATGACAATCGGGCGTCAGCCATTCAACGACATCTGTATCTCCGATGCCGATATTGCCGCAATGCATTGCAGGGTCAGTTGGAACAAGACCGGTTTTGAAGTGACCGCAGCCACCGGGAACGGGGTCGAAGTCAACTCGAAGAAGGTGGCGCATCTGACTCTCAAGTCAGGCGATGTCATACAGTTGGGTGAGAGCCGCATCGTTTACGATGATCCACATTCGGCGCAGGTTCCTGCCCCCGAACTCCCACCGCTACCGCCCCCACCACCCGCAACCAGTCGCAAGCGTGACCGAAAGCCGCAGCGTGAGGAGCAACCAGAGGATCTTTCCCTGTTCGAGGGGCCGGTGATCACTGAATCACAGGCCATGATCGATTCGCTCTTTGGCGACGAGGATGAGAATGAGGATGATTTCCTTGACGTTCCTCGGGAAAAATCAAAAAAGCAGGCGAAGTCCGCGGGGACGCTGTTTGATCGGCCGCCCGTCCGCCCCGGAGAACAGGAGGTACTCAAATCTCCGCTGGTCCTGGCTCTGGCCGGGGGAGGACTGGCGCTGCTGCTCATCACAGGAATCTTCTGGTTCCTGATGGCCCGGGAACAGACCAATCGCATGTATGACCGTGCCGTTGCTGAAATGAACGACGGTCAGTATTCGCAGGCGATCGCCAGTTTTGAGCGATTTATTGAGAAGCACCCTCGACATGCACTGCGACGGCAGGCCGAGCGCGGATTGGCAAAGTCTCAAATCCAGAAAGAGATCTCTGGCGCGGTCCCTTCGTGGGAAAAGGGCCTTGCGCGTTTAAACGAGATGATCAGAGCACATCGGAATGATTCCGACTTCTCGACGCTGCATTCCACACTGTTTCAGTATGCGGAACAGATCGCACTGGGATCCGCTAAGACTGCGGAGACGAGCCACAATCCGGACCTGCTAGTGCTGTCTAAAGATGCGCAGGATCTGCTTGAGCGTTATTCCGATCCGGCAGCACCCCCCACCGGAACAGTGGCGCGCATCGTCGAACAACGGGGCAGGGCCAAGAATGCGATTGAAAAACAGCGAACGTTCGACACAGCCATGGCTGCGATTGACGCCGCGATTGCAGATAAAAAGCCGATGGTCGCACTTTCGGAACGCGAACGGCTCGTCAGGTCCTTCCCTGATTTCAAGAACGTCAAACGAGTCAAAGATGCACAGCAGAAGGCGCTCGATCTGGAGAAATCATTGATCGCCACCGATGAGACAGAACGCGCCGCAGAAACCACGGACGAGCCGCGCTGGTCTCCTGAACCCGTGCTCGCCGTGTCACATTCCCGGTCCCGGATGGATGACCAGACGACCGGAAGAATTGTATTTGTCACGGCCAAGGATTCTTGCTACGCCGTTGATCCAGCAACCGGAGAATTGGTCTGGCGGCGAGTCGTCGGTTTCCAGACCCCGTTCTTTCCGATCGTCTCGCAGGGATCGCAATCACTCGTCGTCCTGTTTGATACTCGCAGCAACACTCTACAGGCATGTCAGGTTGCAACCGGTCAACTTGCGTGGAAACAGCCGCTGAATGCCCCGATGATTGGAAAGCCGTTGATCCATGAGGGACAGCTCTACTGTTCCCTCCGCGGTAACAAACTGGTGAGGATCGAAGTCGAAACAGGACGCCTCTCCGCGACCGTCTCGTTCTCGCAAAACCTGGCAACTCCTCCCGTGCTGTCGAGAGACGGTAACCACCTGCTCGTACCGGGCGAGATTGCGATGATCTATTCGCTTTCGGTGCACACGACCTCGTCCAAACCCGCGCTGTCAGCCACAGCAACCACCTTCACCGATCACTCAGGCGGCTCTGTAACAGCCCCTCCGTTAATGATGGGGGACTTATTACTGGTCTGTGAGAACGACCGCGCGGAAAGCACGAGGCTGAGATTATGGAACGCAAGCCAGCCGGGCGACTCTCTCGTCGAACTCAACTCGACCCGAATCAATGGCCAGGTCAGGGATACTCCGGTGCTTCGCGGTAATCAGCTCGTCGTTCCCTCTTCGGGAGAACAGTTTGCCGCGTTCGCCGTTTCTGATGAACCGGGTCATCAGGGAATTGTGTCAGTCGGTGAATACCGGGCGGACACCAGCGCAAAATCCAATCAGCTTGCTTCCCCCCTGTTTGTGGCATTGGGCCCCGACAATCAATTCTGGTCTGCGGGGTCCGCATTTCGTCGATTTGAAATCACCGGCAACGCAATCCGCATGGATTCCAACTT is from Schlesneria sp. DSM 10557 and encodes:
- a CDS encoding DUF1573 domain-containing protein; protein product: MNKTNTVTVHLMAWAMAITPASLGILFHTGVRSIPLSIEVPSQPALAFHQYAVDLRKIHPTAEVPATFVFQNRGTEPVRITAMEPSCGCLTPLLQGDSDKVIPPGEQGRIIVRMQPANTTVGPHEYTVDVKYTDPEPRETRLTLKLEIPPATLTVSPPALIVYHPKGSEPTTYDFTVTDGRGSMFDIEELIVNSDLVEAAIGETSRTPTGKFQHTVRVSIAGELPPARTQILLRIRTTDPDFPELRVPLMLQGPPQSTADASASGLDHDHQ
- a CDS encoding MotA/TolQ/ExbB proton channel family protein gives rise to the protein MDMTALVDLMSNLIYPMQGIAAVYGIFLVVLIFRRINQKKFRSEAIADEFLNQVNEHLKNREFDEVVTLCDSPPYWSKAVPQLILIAMANRQWHPAKLRQAMSETFEREVLTELDYQMSWVNTVVKTAPMLGLQGTVLGMIAAFGKIAGKQATGVNPASLANDISFALITTAVGLMIAIPLVMCMASMQVRIGRLTDSVQHQIGKFLDQLELVSSRRK
- a CDS encoding ExbD/TolR family protein, which gives rise to MAKRSLFTNGGSFGGGRKIADGEMDITPMIDVTFLLLIFFMVASTMQGTPDIDVPPAEHTVGVDSSGTAVLTIFAPSSSADSPRIVLGDGQGPEADLNEVRRYVEENMRDGKKKFVLKAEGDVLHGLVDEVAQTIKGVEGAELYMGVGDKPDE
- a CDS encoding ExbD/TolR family protein; its protein translation is MAISSRKAGAVVECPTCGEQTQVPEQDIFTPAAPKQIPQADNEPDVVPATDKPEHAARKSDEPVSNDRDGEELESEEEEWTGPSDLPLDANPELVSETPIPAQSSDPPFSFDKSHDAPKEDQVYDEYDEDEEDEEQRYAPLSIRRRSRGDEEMDLTPMVDVTFQLLIFFMVSASFSLQKSIEVPLPDPDQQGASQQVQIMEDLLGTSIIVKIDDSNTIWIDDEPLADAAQLAETLRDKMRKEQKTELLVTADSQSQHRHVIAVIDAANEVGMQKIRMTSRKKAD
- a CDS encoding PQQ-binding-like beta-propeller repeat protein encodes the protein MASLKLQRNDGSTESFELSRSQPMTIGRQPFNDICISDADIAAMHCRVSWNKTGFEVTAATGNGVEVNSKKVAHLTLKSGDVIQLGESRIVYDDPHSAQVPAPELPPLPPPPPATSRKRDRKPQREEQPEDLSLFEGPVITESQAMIDSLFGDEDENEDDFLDVPREKSKKQAKSAGTLFDRPPVRPGEQEVLKSPLVLALAGGGLALLLITGIFWFLMAREQTNRMYDRAVAEMNDGQYSQAIASFERFIEKHPRHALRRQAERGLAKSQIQKEISGAVPSWEKGLARLNEMIRAHRNDSDFSTLHSTLFQYAEQIALGSAKTAETSHNPDLLVLSKDAQDLLERYSDPAAPPTGTVARIVEQRGRAKNAIEKQRTFDTAMAAIDAAIADKKPMVALSERERLVRSFPDFKNVKRVKDAQQKALDLEKSLIATDETERAAETTDEPRWSPEPVLAVSHSRSRMDDQTTGRIVFVTAKDSCYAVDPATGELVWRRVVGFQTPFFPIVSQGSQSLVVLFDTRSNTLQACQVATGQLAWKQPLNAPMIGKPLIHEGQLYCSLRGNKLVRIEVETGRLSATVSFSQNLATPPVLSRDGNHLLVPGEIAMIYSLSVHTTSSKPALSATATTFTDHSGGSVTAPPLMMGDLLLVCENDRAESTRLRLWNASQPGDSLVELNSTRINGQVRDTPVLRGNQLVVPSSGEQFAAFAVSDEPGHQGIVSVGEYRADTSAKSNQLASPLFVALGPDNQFWSAGSAFRRFEITGNAIRMDSNFAAPGIASQPLQAIGEQFFVARKSRYSEAVTFSAFERERLTSPWRCILGDGPLTMVSTRDGGLISVGESGTVYNIGKTRLAQGGIELKSGTDLNLPANISHPLRATVLHDQRIAIVAAGETVQMHVLNASGQLVESHKLDEIPQTDPVQLNDGIVVPLPSRLKLLSGNRKAAQDLILPVGESDEHRWTHLVRISDTELIAIDGKGRLTRVQFRTGDIPHLASAAELQLDHPVDVMPLVRGETLYVADAQGSLKQLSTRSFDVDSQISLPAPIRQLWEVGQSIVVRAGDQTLRSLSQGKTLTAEWTYPLEHLEPVGPALLVGDQLWLGCRNGTVLVLDPRTGTELRRVDLPQGLSIGLRQIQETLYAVAADGTLYRLN